In the Palaeococcus pacificus DY20341 genome, one interval contains:
- a CDS encoding M20/M25/M40 family metallo-hydrolase translates to MKAERAKEILVHLLEIPSPSGHEDRVALHIMEFLHKLDYDVHIESDGEIIDLVVNPDAELFFEVHMDTIPIRIKPFVRGNMVYGTGASDIKGGIASVLLMLENLRRLKQDLNVGVVFVSDEEHGGRGSALFMERYKPKMAVVLEPTDLEVHIAHAGNIEAYFEVDGKEAHGACPESGENAIELTYKMLEKLKALEPFKKRGKYFDPHVGLQELICENPYYLIPSLCKGRLEARLLPDQEVEDVLDLFEPILEEYTLRYEYTEIWDGYELEDDEEIVQIAKQAMERTGLDEFGAMRSWTDAINFVYNGTRTIVFGPGNLDISHTKNEHIDVRDIVSASEFLMEINEIYGKGR, encoded by the coding sequence TTGAAAGCTGAGAGAGCGAAGGAAATTTTGGTACATCTTTTAGAAATTCCCTCCCCGTCTGGACATGAAGATAGAGTTGCACTCCACATAATGGAGTTCCTCCACAAGCTCGATTACGATGTTCATATAGAGAGTGACGGCGAGATAATAGATTTGGTTGTAAACCCTGATGCTGAGCTTTTCTTTGAGGTGCACATGGACACCATACCCATTAGAATTAAACCCTTTGTGAGGGGAAATATGGTCTATGGAACTGGAGCGAGCGACATAAAAGGCGGCATAGCAAGTGTTCTCCTAATGCTCGAAAACCTAAGAAGGCTCAAACAAGACCTAAACGTTGGAGTGGTCTTCGTAAGCGACGAAGAGCATGGGGGTAGGGGAAGCGCACTTTTCATGGAGCGCTATAAACCCAAAATGGCTGTTGTTTTAGAGCCTACTGACTTAGAAGTGCATATAGCCCATGCCGGGAATATAGAGGCTTACTTCGAGGTTGATGGCAAAGAGGCTCACGGTGCTTGTCCAGAGAGTGGTGAAAACGCTATAGAGCTAACTTACAAGATGCTTGAGAAGCTCAAAGCTTTAGAGCCATTTAAGAAGAGGGGCAAGTATTTTGATCCGCATGTAGGCCTGCAGGAGCTCATATGTGAGAACCCTTACTACTTAATACCCAGCCTCTGCAAAGGGCGTTTAGAGGCCCGTCTCCTCCCGGATCAAGAAGTTGAGGATGTTTTAGACCTCTTCGAACCAATTTTAGAGGAATACACTCTAAGATATGAGTACACAGAGATATGGGATGGCTATGAGCTTGAGGATGATGAGGAGATAGTGCAAATAGCAAAGCAGGCGATGGAAAGAACAGGCTTAGATGAATTTGGTGCTATGAGAAGCTGGACCGATGCAATAAACTTCGTATACAACGGCACGAGAACAATAGTTTTTGGGCCCGGCAATTTGGACATCTCCCACACGAAGAACGAGCACATAGACGTTAGGGACATCGTGAGCGCGAGCGAGTTTTTAATGGAAATAAATGAAATATATGGGAAGGGAAGATAG
- a CDS encoding cell wall-binding repeat-containing protein, which yields MVWKKVIAFVFGVLVLASSVPLIKAQSTQTNSLNLIILVSDNEADYTLAEKLAESLNVSVVVTPWGIYNPNVTAELVTASPDEVLIIGGPAAVPKAYEEDLDEVGISYARLWGKNRFETNIAVLQYIIENYPDLLENVKIVIAHGNDFGAIKKVKISKMVIPVYVNDDNTEEQIKILAVIKVSHVIIIKTPLSENVTKEVEVEIEKEIKANITEDMANITADVAWEAIEIAENKTMLAKTLVDEIDIPSAERLLDLAEEKLEEAKEAYDEGKYGRAYGLATAAKSHAEIVIRFANEHVEKVLKTNQTAKIEIQLEKLEEIIDTMEEFGLNVTVEKALLEKAEEAYESGDYQTALQTLDELKDIIKERLHKEKLTLRMKWKEKKEYEEMEKHKKGREHMEENKHGEKEDEEDEDEENEES from the coding sequence ATGGTGTGGAAAAAAGTGATAGCATTCGTGTTTGGAGTTTTGGTTTTAGCGAGTTCAGTGCCACTCATCAAGGCCCAGAGCACACAGACAAACAGCTTAAATCTGATAATCCTCGTGAGTGATAATGAAGCCGATTATACATTAGCAGAAAAGCTCGCTGAAAGCTTGAACGTCTCCGTCGTGGTGACTCCATGGGGGATTTACAACCCAAACGTCACAGCGGAGCTAGTCACCGCCAGCCCCGACGAGGTGCTGATTATAGGCGGTCCAGCTGCAGTTCCAAAGGCGTATGAGGAGGATTTAGATGAAGTGGGAATCTCCTATGCGAGACTCTGGGGAAAGAACAGGTTTGAAACAAACATTGCAGTGCTCCAGTATATAATAGAGAACTACCCCGACCTGTTGGAGAACGTCAAAATAGTAATAGCTCATGGGAACGACTTTGGGGCAATAAAGAAAGTAAAAATTTCAAAGATGGTAATACCTGTGTATGTTAACGATGATAACACAGAAGAACAGATTAAGATACTGGCTGTCATCAAAGTTAGCCACGTAATTATAATCAAGACTCCACTTTCAGAGAACGTTACAAAAGAAGTTGAAGTCGAAATCGAAAAGGAGATTAAGGCCAACATAACCGAGGACATGGCTAATATCACAGCTGATGTGGCATGGGAGGCAATTGAAATAGCCGAGAACAAAACGATGCTCGCTAAAACACTTGTCGATGAGATAGACATCCCAAGTGCGGAGAGGCTGCTCGATCTAGCGGAAGAAAAGCTTGAAGAAGCAAAAGAAGCTTATGATGAAGGCAAGTATGGCAGGGCATACGGTTTAGCCACAGCGGCAAAGAGCCACGCAGAGATTGTCATAAGGTTCGCAAACGAGCACGTGGAGAAGGTACTCAAAACAAACCAAACAGCGAAAATCGAAATACAGCTTGAAAAGCTTGAAGAAATAATAGACACTATGGAAGAGTTTGGCCTAAATGTTACTGTCGAGAAGGCACTCCTCGAAAAAGCAGAAGAGGCATACGAGAGCGGGGATTACCAAACCGCACTCCAGACCTTAGATGAGCTTAAAGACATTATAAAGGAGAGGCTGCACAAGGAGAAGCTCACTTTGAGAATGAAATGGAAAGAGAAGAAGGAATACGAAGAGATGGAAAAGCATAAGAAGGGCAGAGAGCACATGGAAGAGAACAAACATGGCGAAAAAGAGGATGAAGAGGACGAAGATGAAGAAAATGAAGAAAGCTGA